Sequence from the Actinocatenispora sera genome:
TACAGCTGGGTGAACTGGCGACGCATCATCGCGGTCAGCAGGCCACGCCGGCGGTGCGTGGGCAGCACCGCGACCAGCGTCACGCCGGCCACCGGGACGTACCCGTCGGGTACCGTGAGCAAGCGCCCGTAGATGGACATTCCGCCGATCAGTTGGCCGCCGTCGAAGGCGGCGGTGGTGCGTTCCGGCTCGATCGAGGTCTGCGCGCTGCGCAGCGCGCCGTCGCGCCAGTCCTGCCCGTAGGTGGTGGTGATCATGCGCGCCCACGTCTCGAACTCGTGGGCGTCGATGCTGCGCAGGGGGTAGCTCGTCATGCATCGAGCCTCGCCGCCTAAACACCCGCCCCGCATCGGGCGATCTCGGTATTTCGGAGGTCCCCGGCGGCACCTGGGCGACGCCTGTCCGCACCTCCGACCAACTCGCGCCGCCGCCCGGCGACCCGCCTCCTATGCTGGCGCGGTGGTGGCGCAGCAGGTGGTCAGCCCGGTTCTCGTCGGTCGCGACGAGGCACTGGCGGCGCTGCTGGCGACCCTGGAGACGGCGGTCACCCGCGGTCCGGCGGTGGTGCTGCTCGCCGGCGAGGCGGGCATCGGCAAGTCACGGCTGCTGGCCGAGTTCACCGGTTCGGTGCACACCCGGGTACGGGCGGTGAGCGGTGCCTGCGCGGAGCTGGGCGGCGACGGCCTCGCGTACGCGCCGTTCGTGGCGGTGGTGCGGCGGCTGATCAGCGACGGGCGGGCCGGTCGGCGGCACGAGCTCGCCGAGTGGTTCCCGCAACTCGGTACCGCGGCGCCGGGCCCCGGCGGCAAGCACCGGCTGCACGAGGCGGTGCTGGCGCTGGTCGAGACCGTCGCCGCCGACCAGCCGCTGCTGCTGGCGATCGAGGACCTGCACTGGGCCGACGCCGCCAGCCGCGAACTGTTCGGCTTCCTGGCCCGCAACCTGGTCCAACCGGGCGTCCTGCTCGCGGCGACCTACCGCCCGGCCGACCCCGGCACGGCGCGACTCGCTCCGCTGCTCTCCGAGCTGGCCCGTGGCCGGCACACCACGACGCTGCGGCTGGGCCCGCTCACCGAGGCCCAGGTCGGCCGCCAGCTCGCCGCGATCCTCGGCGCCGCCCCGGATCCGGCCGCGGCGCGGCGGATCCACGAGCGCAGCGACGGCAACCCGCTGTTCGTCGAGGCGCTTGCCCGGGCCGGTGACCGGACCCCGGACAGCCTGCGCGAGCTGCTGCTGTACGGTCCGCGCTCGCTGCCCGCGCCGGCCCGGCGGCTGCTGGGTACCGCGTCGGCGGCCGGCGGCCGGCTCGAGCACCGGCTGCTGGCCCGGGTGGCCGAGCTGGGCCCGGACGACGACCTCGACACGCTGCTGCGCGACCTCGTCGACCGCAGCCTGCTCGTGGTCGCCGGCGACGGGTACGACTTCCGGCACGCGCTGATCCGGCAGGCGGTGTACGAGGACCTGCTGCCCGGCGAGCGCGCCCGGGTGCACGCCCGGTACGCGGAAGCCCTGCGGGACACGGCATCGCTGGCCGAACTGGCCACGCACGCGTACGCCGCCGGCGATGCGGGCACGACGTTGACCGCCGCCTACCGGGGCGCGGTCCGCGCGTACCGCTCCTACGCGTACGCCGAGCAGCAGCACCTGCTCGACCGGGTCCTTCGGGTGTGGGACCGGGTCGACGAGCCGGCCACCCGGCTGGGCGTGGACCGGGTGGACGTGCTCACCGCGGCGGCCGAGGCGGCCATGCTCACCGGCGACTACCCGCAGGGCATCGACCGGGCCACCGAGGGCCTCGCCGCCGTGGACGAACGGGCCGAGCCCGGCCGGGCCGCGCTGCTGCTGGAGTACCGCGGCCGGCTGTCGATCCGGCTCGACGGCACCGGGATCGAGGATCTCGAACACGCGCTCGCGCTGCTACCCGACGACCCGGACAGCGTGCAGCGCGGCCGGATCCTCGGGATGATGGCGATGGGCCGGCCGCTGCGCACCGAGTCCTCGCGCGCCGAGTTCTCCGCCGCGCTGCGGGCCGGGCGCCGCACCGGCGACCCGACGGTGACCGTGCGCGGGCTGCTCGGTGTCGGCGCGATGACCGGCGAGCCGGCTCTGCTGGCCGAGGCGGCAACGCTGGCCGATGGGCTGGACAGCCCCGATCTGGCCCTGACCGTACCGATGTACCAGGCGGCACTGCACACCCGGCTCGGCGATCAGCAGCGTGCCGTCGCGGTGGCCCGGGACGGCATCCGCCGCGCCCGGCGGTTCGGCCTGGCCCGCAGCCGCGGCGCCGAACTCGCCCGGTACGCGGCGCGCGGGCTGATGCTGGCCGGCCGGTGGGCCGAGGCGGACACGGTACTGGCCGAGGCGCTCCGGGAGGATCCGCCCCGCGCGACGCGGCTCGCGCTGCGCATCCTGGCCGGCCGGCTGGCGCTGCTGCGCGGCGAGGTCGCCGCCGCGGACGAGGCGGCGGCGCAGGTCGCCGACATCGACGGGCACGATCTGCTCGGCCTGCTGACCCGCCATCAGTTGCTGTGCGAGGTCGGGGTGGCGCACGGCGAGCTGGACCGGGCCGACCGGTACCTCGATCGGGCGCTGGCCGATCCGGCGCTGACCGTCCACTACGGCAACGACTCCCGGCCGGTGCTGCTCGCCGGTGCGCTGGTGCTGCGGGCCCGGCTCGACCGCGGTGGCCGCGCCGCGGCCGGCGTGGCGGCCCGGCGGGACCGGATCGCCGCGCTCGACGCGGCGATCGAGGTGGACGGGCCGTTCGATGCGGCGCAGCGGATCATGCTGGCCGCGCTGCTGGACGGGCGCGGTTTCGACCGGGCCGTCACGGCCTGGCGCGGCCTGGAGCAGCCGTATGAGCTGGCCGAGGCGCTGTACCGGCACGTCCGGGCCGACCGGCCGGCGGATTCCGCGGCCCACCTGCGGGAGGCGGCGCAACTGGCCGAGCGGCTGGGCGCGACACCGCTCGCGCAGCGGATCGGGCGCCTGGTGGATGCGGCGCCGGCCCGGCACGGCCTGACCGACCGCGAACGCGACGTGCTGGAGCTGCTCGCGGCGGGGCACAGCAACCGGCAGATCGCGCAACGCCTGCACATCTCGCCGAGTACCGCCGGCGTGCACGTCTCGCACATCCTGGCCAAGCTCGGCGCGGCCACCCGTACCGAGGCGGCGGCCATCGCCCACCGCGAGTCGCTGCTCGAGCCCACCGACGGCCCGGCCTGACCTGCCCGAGACCGGCGGCATGCCCGGCACGGGCGCCGTCGCCGGCCGGACCGGCGCGTTTCCGCCGCGCCGGGAAGGGTTGACAACATTCGTGATACCGAACATAGTTCGGTATCACGTACATCGTCGAGAGCCGGTGTGAGGCCGAAATTGACTGACGAGCGCGCCGCCACGGATCGTTCGCGGCGGGACATCCTCAAGTGGTTCGGCGCCGGTGGCGGCGCAGTGGCAGCAACGATGGCCCTGTCCGCCTGCAAGGGCGCACACAGCGACGACTCCGGTGGCACGGGCGCCACCGGAAACTTCCCCAAACCGGGGAAGCGGTGGAAGTTCGTGTTCATCAACCACGTCACCACGAACTCGTTCTTCGCACCGACCCAGAACGGCATCAAGGACGCCGCCGCACTGCTGGGACTGGACTACCAGTGGACCGGCGCCGAGGACGGCAACGTGTCCACCATGGCCACCGCGCTGGAGACGGCGATCTCCGGTGGCGCGGACGGCATCGCGGTGGCGCTGACCGACGACAGCGCGTTCAAGGACGGCTGCAAGAAGGCATTCGCCCAGGGCATCCCGGTGGTCGCCTACAACGCCACGGCCGCCGGCAACTACGCCCTCGCCTACATCGGACAGGACCTGTTCCTGTCCGGGTACAAGATGGGGCAACGGATCCTGTCGCAGGTGCACTCCGGCGAGATCATCGTCGGGATCTCGCAACCCGGCGGCAACAACGTGCAGCCGCGGCTGGACGGCATCAAGAAGGCCATCGCCGACGCCGGCGCGAACGTCACCGTGCACACCGTCAACACCGGCGCCGAGCAGGCCGCCGAGCTGTCGGCGATGGAGGCGGCGTACGCGGGGCGCAAGTCGGCCAAGGGCGTCTACGCGGTCGACGCCGGCAGCACCGCGGGCATCGCGCAGATGGTCAAGAAGCAGGGGCTGAAGGGCAAGTTCCACGCCGGCGGGTACGACACCCTCGACGACACGATCGAGGGCGTGCAGTCCGGCGCGCTGGACTTCACCATCGACCAGTCGGCCTACCTGCAGGGCTTCCTGCCGATGCTCACGCTCTACCTGTACCGGATGTCCGGCACGCTGGTGCACCCGCCGGAGATGGACACCGGCCTGACGTTCGTCACCGCCGAGAACGTCGCGCCGTACACCAAGGCCGCCTCGGTGTACGAGGGCTCGAAGGGCAAGCGGCAGCTGACCATGCCGAAGAGCCTGCCGTTGCCGACGCCGCTGACCGTCACCCAGTCGTGACCCCCGCTGCCTGCCGGCGCCACGCGCCGGCAGGCAGCGCCGAACGCACCCCGTTCCGGAGACCGCCCAGATGACAGAAACCCCCACGAAGTCCACTGTGGACTCATTCGGCCGCGCGGGCCGCGGCAGCGCCGGACGGCTGGTCGTCGACGGCCTGCTGCGCCGCCGGGAACTGAGCATCGCGCTCGTCACGATCGTACTCGCGCTCTACTTCGCTCTGACCACCAACGGCTTCGCGGACAGCTCGAACTACCACATCATCGCGCAGTACTTCGCGCCGTGGGCGATCATCGCGGCCGGCGAGGTGATGCTGCTGATCTGCGGCGAGATCGACCTGTCCGCCGGCTACATGTTCACCCTCTCGCCGTTCGTGCTGGCGGTGCTGCTCAACAACGGGGCACCGCTGATCGTGGCGCTGATCGGTGCGCTGATCGTCTGCGCCTGCGTCGGCATCGCCAACGGGCTGATCGTGACCGTGCTGAAGATGCCGTCGTTCATCACCACGCTGGGCATGTTCTTCCTGCTCTGGGGCGTGGCGCTGCTGCTGTCCGGCGGCTCGCCGGTGCACGCGCCCGAGGGTGGCGCGCTGGTCGCGGTGATCGGCGGCTGGCAGTGGTCGGAGCTGTGCTGGGCGATCGGCATCGTGATCGTGATGCAGGTGGTGCTGTCCGGCACCCGGTTCGGCGTGTACACGTTCGCCGTCGGCGGCAACCCGACGGCGGCGTCCGAGGCCGGCATCCGTACCCGCCGGATCAAGACCGCGTGCTTCGCGCTGACCAGCGTGCTGGCCGGCTTCGCCGGCATCCTCGACGGGGTGCGCGTCGGTTCGTTCGACCCGACCAACGGCGGCGCCAACTACATGTTCCTCGCGGTCGCCTCGGCCGTGATCGGCGGTACCGCGCTGCTCGGCGGCTCGGGCACCGTGGTCGGCGCGCTGATCGGCGCGATCGCGCTGGGCATCGTGCACGAGGGGTTCACCCTGGCCGGCATCAACGCCAACGCGTTCAACGCGGTACTGGGGATCGCGGTACTGGCCGCGATGATGCTCAACATCTACCTCGGCCGGTTCAGCCGGGCCGGCACCTGAGAGGGCGTACACGGTGGACAGCACGAACGACGCGCCCGAGGCGATCCGGGCCGAACACGTCGGCAAGCGGTTCGGCCCGGTCACGGCGCTGCGCGACATCAACCTGTCGGTCCGGCCGGGCGAGATCCTCGGCCTGATCGGCGACAACGGCGCCGGCAAGTCGACGCTGATCAAGATCCTCACCGGCTACCACAAGCCGGACAGCGGCCAGCTGCACGTGCACGGGAAGCCGGTGAGCCTGCGCTCGGTGTCGCACGCCCGGTCGCTCGGCATCGAGACGGTGTTCCAGGACCTCGCGATGATCAACGGCCTGCCGGTCTACCTCAACCTGCACCTCAACACCGAACGGGTGCACCGGCCGATCCCGTTCCTGCGCCGCAAGGAGATGAAGCGCCGGGCCCGGGAATGCCTGGACTCCATCGGCATCGACATCCCGTCGGTCACCACCGAGGTCGGCCGGCTGTCCGGCGGCCAGCGGCAGGCGATCGCGGTCGCCCGCTCGGTGTACTCCAACGCGCGGATCCTGCTGCTGGACGAGCCGTTGGCCGCGATGGGCGCCCGGGAGGGCGGCCTGATCCTGCGGCTGCTGCGCACGCTGAAGGAGCGCGGCGACCTCGCGATCGTGCTGATCGCGCACAACTACACCCAGGTCGTCGACATCTGCGACCGGGTGAACCTGTTGCAGCACGGGCAGATCACGCTGGACAAGCCCACCTCCGAGACCTCGGTGACCGAACTGCTCGACCTGGTCGCCGCCGAGTACCGGGTGCAGTAGGCCCCGGATTGACCGTCACGAACCAGCCGCACCGCTCGCGCCGACGGCGGCCACGCCGGTCACACCCGTCGCGCCGGATCCACCCGTCGCGCCGGGCGTGCCGGCCGGACCGGTCGGGTCGGTCACGCCGGTGGGGGCAGCGGGCGGCCGGCGCGGTGGCCGAGGCGGGCGGACAGGGCGTCGGCGCCGTCGCGGACCACGTCGGTCAGCTTCGCCGCGCTCTCGTCAGTCCAGCGCAGCACCGGCACCGAGATGCTCATCGCCGCGACGACCTCACCCTCGTGATCGCGCACCGGCGCGGCCACGCAGGCCACGGCGTCGTTGGACTCGCACCGCTCGTACGCGATGCCGTTGGCCCGCACGGTGGCCAGGTGCCGGCCGAGCGCGGCGACCGAGGCGATGCTGTGGGGCGTCATCGAGGTCAGCGCGGCGCGGCGGGGATAGCGGGCGGCGAACGCGTCCGCCGGCAGCATGGCGAGCAGCAGCTTGCCCACCGCCGTACAGTGCGCGGGCAGCCGGCGGCCGACCGCGGAGACCATCCGGACCGGCTGGGTGCTGTCGACCTTGGCCACGTAGACGACCTCGGTGCCCTCCAGCACCGCCACGTGCACGGTCTCGTCGCAGCGGGCGGCCACCTCGCTGGCCGCCGCCTGGCCCTCCCGGGCCAGGTCGAGCTGCCCGGCGAACACCCCGCCGAGCTGGAAGACCCGCATGCCCAGCCGGAAGTGGCCGGGCCGGTCCGGCACCGTCGACAGGTAGTGCCGGTCGGTGAGGGTGTGCACCAGCTCGTGCACGGTGGTACGGGGCAGCCCGAGACGCGCGGTGATCTCCGGCGCGGTCAGCGTCTCGCCGTCCAGGAACAGTTCGAGGATGTCCAAGGCCCGGATCACTGCGGGCACCGCTCGCCCCATGCTTCACCCGTGTTTCTGCTGGTCGGTCTGTTCACGATAACCAAGTCACACCCGCGGCCCGCGGCGGCTCGGCTCCTTGACGGGACGACCGCTCAGCCGTTAGCGTCCGATATATCGACTCTCATTCGTGTTATCGAACAAAGGTAGCGCGTCTGTCCGCGGTCGCCGCGACCGCCGCGCGCATGCTCGTAGCGATGCACCCAGGGATGTGACCGTGGAACGTACCCGAGCCTTCCTGCGCTCGATCGACCTGCCGGACAGCGATCCGGGCACGCCGCCGGACAGCCGGAAACGGTTCCCGGACGGCGCCCAGTACCGGGTGGAGATCCCCAGCGTCGAGGGACCCGAGGTACTGGAGGCCGTGCTCGCCGAGGCCGACAAGCGCGGCGTACCGGTACATCGCGTCTCCCAGGGCAGCGGCACCATGCTGCTCACCGACGCCGAGGTCGCGGCGATGGCCTCGACCGCGGCGGCCCGCTCGATCGAGGTCAGCCTGTTCACGCGGCCGCTGGCCGGCTGGGACACCGGAGCCGCCGCGAGCGCCAGCGGCGCCACCGCCCTCGCCACCCAGGCCCGCGGCACCGAGCAACTCGTGTACTGCCTGGAGGATCTGCGCCGGGCCGCCGAACTCGGCATCCGCAGCGTGCTGGTCACCGACCTCGGGGTGCTGCGGGTGGCGGCGCAGATGCGCGCCGCGGGCGAGCTGCCATCCGGGTTCGGGTTCAAGGTCAGCGTCCAGATGGGGCTGTCCAACCCGCCCGCCATCCAGCTCGCCGAGCAGCTCGGCGCAACCACCTACAACGTGCCGACCGACCTGTCGCTGCCCCAGCTGGCCGCGATCCGGGCGGCCGTCGACATCCCGCTGGACATCTACATCGAGTCGCCGGACGATCAGGGCGGCTTCGTCCGGCACTTCGAGATCGCCGAGATCGTGCGGGTCGCGGCGCCGGTCTATCTGAAGTTCGGCCTGCGCAACGCGCCCAACATCTATCCCAGCGGCAGCCACCTGGCCCCGCTGGCGACCGCGCTCGGCGTCGAACGGGTACGGCGGGCCGAGATCGGCCTGGGCCTGCTCGCCCGGTACGCGCCGGACGCGGTAGGTTCCACGCTGCCCGCGGCCGACCTGGCGGTGCCGGAGGTGGTGGCGTAGATGAAGATCAGCGCGATCGACACGTACGTGCTCGGTACCCCGTGGCGCAACCTGACCTACGTGCAGGTCAGCACCGACGAGGGGCTGACCGGGGTGGGCGAGACCCGGATGCTGGGGCACACCCGGGCGCTGCTCGGCTACCTGGCCGAGGCGGCGCCGAAACACGTCCTCGGGCACGACCCGTTCGACATCGAAGCCCTGGTGCAGCGGATGAAGTACCGCGACTTCGGCCGGGCCGGCGAGATCGTCATGTCCGGCATCGCCTGCATCGAGATGGCCTGCTGGGACATCGTCGGCAAGGCGCTGAACCAGCCCGTCTGGCGGCTGCTCGGTGGCCTGGTCAACGACCGGATCAAGGCCTACGCCAACGGCTGGTACACGGTGGAACGCGAGCCGGAGGAGTTCCACGCCGCGGCCCGCCGGGTCGTCGAGCGCGGCTACCGGGCGCTCAAGGTCGACCCGTTCGGCCCGGGCAAGTGGGAGCTGACCCCGGCGGAGCGACGCCGCTCCATCGAACTGGTCGAGGCGGTCCGGGACGCGGTCGGGCCCGACGTCGAACTGCTGGTCGAGATGCACGGCCGGTTCACCGCCGCCGAGGCGGTCCGCATCGCCACCGCACTCGCCCCGTTCGACCCGGCCTGGGTGGAGGAGCCGGTACCGCCGGAGAACCTCGCCGCACTCGCGAGCGTGCACGACAAGGTGACGATCCCGGTCGCCACCGGTGAACGCATCCACGACCGGATCGAGTTCCGCGAGCTGTTCGAGCGCCGCGCCGCCGACGTCATCCAGCCCGACATCGGGCACACCGGCGGCATCGGTGAGGTGCGCAAGCTCGCGGCCACCGCCGAGACCCACTTCATCCAGGTGGCGCCGCACAACGTCGGCGGGCCGGTACTCACCGCGGCCAACCTGCAGCTCGCCACCTGCACGCCCAACTTCAAGATCCAGGAACACTTCAACGACTTCGCCGACGAGTTCGTCAAGGCCGCCGCGCCCGGCGTCCCCGAGGTCGTCGACGGGTACTTCACCGCGCCCACCGCACCGGGCCTCGGGGTGACGCTGAACCCGGAGTTCATCGCCGAGCACCCGCCCACCGAGGCCAACTTCGACCTGTACGCCGAGGGCTGGCAGTACCGGGGCACCCGGTGAGCGCGGGTCCGCGCGGCGTCGGGCGGGTGCCGGATCGGCGGGCCGTGCCCGTAGCCCCGGTCACCGGCCGCTCCGCCGCCGGCACCGTGATTGCCGCCCGCGTGGCGGTGGCGCCGTGAGTACGGTCTGGCTGGATGCGCCGGGCGCGCTGCGGATGGTCGACAGCCAGCCACCCGAGCCGATGGCCGGCGAGGCGGTCGTGCGGGTCGGCTACGCCGGTATCTGCGGCTCGGACCGGGAGATGTTCGCCGGCACCCGGCCCGCGCCGTACGTGCGCTACCCCGTCGTACCCGGGCACGAGTGGTCCGGCACGGTGGCCGCGGTGGGCGCCGGTGTCGACGCGGACCTGGTCGGTCGCAAGGTCGTCGGCGAGGGGTTCCGCAACTGCCAGGTGTGCGCCGCCTGCCGCCGCGGCGACGCCAACCTGTGCGCCGCCCCGTACGCCGAGACCGGGTTCACCGAGCCGGGCGCCTGGTCCGACTGGTTGCGGCTGCCGGCCCGGCTGCTGCACGCCCTGCCGGCCGACGCGGACCTGCGAGCCGCCGCCGGCCTGGAACCCGCCGCCTGCGTCGCCGCGGCCTGCCTGGCCGCGGCGGTGGTACCGGGTGAGCGCGTCGCCGTGGTCGGCGGCGGGATGCTGGGCCTGCTCGCCGTCCAGCTGCTGCGCGCCGCCGGCCCGGCCGAACTGGTCGTCGTGCACCCGACGACGCAGCGCGCCGCGCTGGCGGCCGCGTGCGGCGCGGACGACGTGGTCACCGTCGACGCCGCGACCCGGCTCACCGGCCGGTTCGACGCGGTACTGGAGACGGCCGGCGCTGCCGGCGCCGCGCACCAGGCGGTCACGCTGACCCGGCGCGGTGGCCGGACCGTGCTCGCCGGGCTGCCCAGCGGCGCCGACACGCCGCTGGTACCGGCGGAGCTGGTCACCGCGAAGGCGACGATCCACACCGTGTTCGGCGCCCCGCCGCGGGCCTGGACGCACGCAGTCGCCGCGTTCACCGCCGGCATCCTCGACCCCGGCCGGCTGGTCACCCACGAGCTCGCACTGACCGACGTGGCGGACGCGTTCGGCCTGCTCGCCGAGCGGCGCGACGACGTGCTGAAGGTGCTGCTGCACCCCTGATCCGGTGCCCGCAGCGTGCTGCGGGTAGCCCGCGCGGGCTACCCGCAGCACGCCCTCAGGTGAGCACCCGCGGGCCGACCTTGAAGATGCCCAGCATGTCGTGGATGGCCGGGCCGGTCGACTGGTTCGCCTGGGTCGTCATGAACGACGTCTCGGCGCCCACCCAGCCGCGGAACCGCCCGGCGTCGTCGATGACCTGCAGCGACGGCTTGACGTGCGAATTCTTCTGGTAACAGCTCTGCTTGTGCGTCTTGCCGTCCCACGCCAGGCAGCGGAACCAGTGCTCGGTCGCGTCCCGCCGGTCGCCGCCGAAGTGCGCCAGGTAGTAGTTGACGGTGGCGCTGTGCGCGCTGTCCCCCGGCGGGAACGCCGTGCAGCCGTTACCCGGATCGGACTTGCTGGCCGAGCCCAGGCACCGGCCGTCCGCGCACTGCTGGAACGCGCGCAGGTCGTAGGCGCTCGGGCCGCCGCTGAGCTTGCCGGCCACGATGCCGTTGAACCGATACGCGTACTTGACCCGGTTGGCCGGCTGCATCAGCGTGGCCGCGCTGGCGTTGGCGTCGAGGCTCGCGCTGGACCCGAACGCGTAGCCGGAGGTGGCGGTGTAGCCACGGCCCACGCCGTTCCAGACCAGCTGCACCAGGCTGCCGTCGGTCGACCCGTTCGACTTCTGGATCCGGCCGACCGTCCACTTCTCCTGCACGTACCCGCTGCCGCTGGGCCAGGCGACGGTCAGCGCCGAGCCGCTCAGCGCGTACTTGCCGGCAACGGTCTCGGTCGCTCCGGTCAGGAACCGCTTCATCGTCTGCGCGTAGCACCTCGTCGCGCCGCAGCCCGACGCCAGCACCGGCGTGTCCACCCGGATGTCGCGCTTGTTGGTCTGGTTCCAGCGCCACCACGTGCCGGTGACGGTGCCGTTCGACGGGTGGAAGACGTAGTAGCCCAGGCGCATCCAGTTCGTCGTGGTGTTGGCCTTGAATGAGCCGACACTGACCACGAAGTTCGCCTTGCCGCCGGGCAGGCCCTGCGCGGCCGCACTGGTGCGCTGCGTACCGGTGTCCAGCGGGGCGCGCTGCGCGCCGGCACTGGCCGGCAGCAGCGCGACCCCGACAAGCACCGCGGCTGCCCCGGCGACGACCCCGGCGACCGCCCTGGTCCGCCGGCTGATCGCTGTCCTCATCTGCCCAACCCCTCCCAGCGCGGACATTCCACGCACCGATGTGACGCACAGGGTCGCATACCGATGCTCGTGTCGTGGCGGGCGCGCGCCAGACGCCGACCGGGCTGTCGGCGACCGTTCACCGGCCTGTGCGTCCATGCCGCCGGCCGCCGCAGGTGTCAGGTCGTCCAGTGGCGGAGTTTGTCGGGGTTGCGGATGACCCAGATGTGCCGGATCCGGTCGTCGACCACGTCGAACGCGAACACCGTGACGGTGACGCCGTCCCGGTCGACGACCAGGCCGGGCGCCCCGTTGACGGTACGTTCGTGCAGCGTGGTGCCGTGATCCTTGCGGCGGGCGAGCCCGATCCAGGCGCGGGCGATCCGGTCACCGCCCTCGATCGGGTCCCGGAACGTGACCGCGTTGCCGCCGCTGTCGGCGATCGCCACCGCATCCGGATCGAGCAGGCCGACCAGCGCATCGATGTCCTGCGCCTCCCACGCCTGCCGGAAGCTGCGGACCACCTCGGCGTGCCGGGCGGCCGGTGCCGGCGTGGCGCGCGCGCTCACCAGCCGGTGCCGGGCGGAGGAGGCCAGCTTGCGGCAGGCGGCCGGGCTGCGGCCGACGATGTCGGCCACCTCGACGAACGAGTAGCGGAACACGTCGTGCAGGATGAACGCGACCCGCTCCGCCGGCGTCATCGCGTCGAGAACGACGAGGAACGCCATGTTCACCGACTCGTCCAGGCTGACCCGATCGGCCGGATCGAGCGCGCCGTCGGGTGTGCCCAGCACCGCGTCGGGCAACGGTTCGGGGATCCATTCGCCGACGTAGCGTTCCCGCCGCATCCGGGCCGAGCCGAGCAGGTTGAGGCAGATCCGGCTGGCGACGGTGGTCAGCCAGGCGCCGGGCGAGTCGATCGCGGCGCGCTCCGCGGCCGCCAGCGCGTACCAGCGGGCATACGTCTCCTGCACCACGTCCTCGGCCTCGGCCAGCGACCCGAGCAGCCGGTACGCCACGTTGATCAGCTGGCGCCGCTCGGCCATCACCGCGTCCAGGCTCGGATCGCCGCCCGGCTCGCCTTCGCCGCTCACTCCGTCACCCTCCCCGCCTCTCACCCGGTACGACCGGACAGCCGGCCGAAGTGTGAGGTGGCGCGCGTCGGCCTCACATCCGGCGGGCCTGTCTTGTCGGACCGGTGGCGGTGAACCTGCCACCCACGATCGACCAGCAATCCGGAGACGACATGACGATTCCGACATCGACCACCTCGTTCGCCGAACCGGCCACGGCGCAACGGCTGGAGCGGGCGGCCGCGGC
This genomic interval carries:
- a CDS encoding mandelate racemase/muconate lactonizing enzyme family protein yields the protein MKISAIDTYVLGTPWRNLTYVQVSTDEGLTGVGETRMLGHTRALLGYLAEAAPKHVLGHDPFDIEALVQRMKYRDFGRAGEIVMSGIACIEMACWDIVGKALNQPVWRLLGGLVNDRIKAYANGWYTVEREPEEFHAAARRVVERGYRALKVDPFGPGKWELTPAERRRSIELVEAVRDAVGPDVELLVEMHGRFTAAEAVRIATALAPFDPAWVEEPVPPENLAALASVHDKVTIPVATGERIHDRIEFRELFERRAADVIQPDIGHTGGIGEVRKLAATAETHFIQVAPHNVGGPVLTAANLQLATCTPNFKIQEHFNDFADEFVKAAAPGVPEVVDGYFTAPTAPGLGVTLNPEFIAEHPPTEANFDLYAEGWQYRGTR
- the sigJ gene encoding RNA polymerase sigma factor SigJ: MSGEGEPGGDPSLDAVMAERRQLINVAYRLLGSLAEAEDVVQETYARWYALAAAERAAIDSPGAWLTTVASRICLNLLGSARMRRERYVGEWIPEPLPDAVLGTPDGALDPADRVSLDESVNMAFLVVLDAMTPAERVAFILHDVFRYSFVEVADIVGRSPAACRKLASSARHRLVSARATPAPAARHAEVVRSFRQAWEAQDIDALVGLLDPDAVAIADSGGNAVTFRDPIEGGDRIARAWIGLARRKDHGTTLHERTVNGAPGLVVDRDGVTVTVFAFDVVDDRIRHIWVIRNPDKLRHWTT
- a CDS encoding zinc-dependent alcohol dehydrogenase, with amino-acid sequence MSTVWLDAPGALRMVDSQPPEPMAGEAVVRVGYAGICGSDREMFAGTRPAPYVRYPVVPGHEWSGTVAAVGAGVDADLVGRKVVGEGFRNCQVCAACRRGDANLCAAPYAETGFTEPGAWSDWLRLPARLLHALPADADLRAAAGLEPAACVAAACLAAAVVPGERVAVVGGGMLGLLAVQLLRAAGPAELVVVHPTTQRAALAAACGADDVVTVDAATRLTGRFDAVLETAGAAGAAHQAVTLTRRGGRTVLAGLPSGADTPLVPAELVTAKATIHTVFGAPPRAWTHAVAAFTAGILDPGRLVTHELALTDVADAFGLLAERRDDVLKVLLHP